A segment of the Streptococcus dysgalactiae subsp. dysgalactiae genome:
TCACCGGAATATACAATTGCCCCAAATTAGCACCAGGATAAGTCATTCGAAATAGAGGGAATATTTTCAAGCGCATGGCTTCTGAAACCAAGGTAAAAGAACCTGAAATTAAGGCTTGTGAAGCAATAATGGCTGCTAAGGTGGCAAGGATAACCACATAAACCGTTAGTTGGGAAGATACACTAGCAAAGAAAGGATTAAGCTCAATGCCTGAATCTTTATGGGATAGAATCCATGCTGCCTGACCACAATAGGATAAGACAATGCATAGCTTGACAAAAGGCCAACTCACATAAATATTACCTCGGCCGACATGTCCTAAATCAGAGTAGAGAGCTTCAGCTCCTGTTGTCGCAAGGAAAATAGACCCCAAGATAAAAATCCCTCGATGATTTTCTGGACTAAAAAGCAAATGCAGGGCATAGTAAGGATTGATAGCCGTGAAAATTTCTAAGTGCCCTAATGTGTTCAGTGAACCACTAATTCCCAAAAAACTAAACCAAAGGAGCATCACAGATCCAAATATTTTCCCGATAAACCCTGTCCCAAATCGTTGAATGCCAAATAGAATCATCAAAATAATCAGGGTTGTGATAATCACATTGGTTTGATTTTGATAAATCTGACTGAGACCAGGAACAGCTTTCAATCCTTCAATGGCTGAGGTCACCGTTACCGCAGGCGTAAGAGCCCCATCAGACAAAAGCGTTGCACCTCCAATCATAGCCGGAATAATGAGCCATGGTGACATTTTGCGAACCAAGGTGAATAAAGAAAAAATCCCACCCTCATGATGGTTATCCGCTTTTAGAGCAATCAAAACATATTTGATTGTTGTGATTAACGTTAAGGTCCAGATAATCAAGGACACGGCCCCTAGAATAAAGGGTTCAGAAACCTGAGCGATACCTCCTTGATTTTCCACCAAAGATTGCATCGTGTAGAGAGGACTTGTTCCAATATCTCCATAAACAATACCTAGAGCAATAATAAAACCTGCTTTTGATGCTTTATCAAAGGCAGTATGATGGGCATTAGATATCCCAATTTTCCTCCTAATAGTTAAAAAGTGCCATAAAATGACTGAAACCATTATAACAGATTCGAACGTAAAAGCAACTTTTTCAGAAAATTAAAGAGAGTCGATTCCCATCGACTCTCTTTAATCCTATTCACCTTTGTGACGAATCACAAATCCAGTGTTTTTAGGGCTTGATTTCTTTTCTTTATTGAAAAAATCTTTAGCATTACGTTTTGGTTTACGTTTGAAATCACGATTGCCACTGCCATCATGACCGTCACGTTTATCACGTTTTTGACGACGACGATCACCATCACGCTCATCTCTGTTACGGTCGCCACGATAGCCACTACGGCGATCTCCGCGGTTACGGTTGTCACGTCCACGACCACCTTTGCCATTTTTATTGCCATGGCCACCACCCACATACTTGAATGGTAATGGTTTTTCACGCGCAATTTCCACTTCTGGTAAGCTATCCGGATCTTGAACCGTTAAGCTCAAAATATACAATGCCAACTCTTCTGGAGTGAATTCAGCTGCTAATTGGATAGCATCTCCTTTGAATTTATCAAAGTTAGAACGGATAACATCATCAGCAAAATCACGTTCAATTTTTTTAAGGGCTACTTTTTTCTTGGCTTGGAAAGCCTCTTCTGCAGTTGCTGGGCAGAGAGGTTTCATCTGTTTTTTCGTTAAGTTCTCAATCATTGAGAGGTAGCCCATCTCATTTGGTGAGACAAAAGTGATTGACTCACCTGATTTACCCGCACGACCAGTACGGCCAATACGGTGAACATAACTTTCTGGATCTTGGGTAATATCGTAGTTATAAACGTGGGTAACTCCTGAAATATCAAGACCACGTGCTGCCACATCAGTGGCTACAAGAATATCAATTTGATCGTTTTTGAAATCACGAATAACGCGTAAGCGTTTATTTTGGTCTAGATCACCATGGATTCCTTCGGCACGGAAACCACGTAATTTTAGACCACGTGTAATCTCATCAACACGACGTTTAGTCCGACCAAACACAATAGATAGTTCAGGTTGGTTAACATCCATTAAACGTGTCATGGTATCAAATTTTTCTTGTTCCTTCACACGGACATAGTATTGATCAACATTCACGTTGGTTAATTCTTTGTTCTTAATTTGAACATGTTCAGGGTCTTTCATGAATTTTACCCCGATTTGTTTAATAGGAGCTGGCATCGTTGCGGAGAAGAGCAAGGTTTGACGGTCTGCTGGGACACGACTAATAATAGCTTCAATGTCTTCCAAGAATCCCATGTTAAGCATCTCATCTGCTTCATCAAGGATTAAGGTTTCCACATGATCTAAAATAAGAGCCTTACGCTTAATCAA
Coding sequences within it:
- a CDS encoding DEAD/DEAH box helicase, which encodes MKFTEFNLSEDIQSAVVTAGFEKASPIQEMTIPLALEGKDVIGQAQTGTGKTAAFGLPTLNKIRTNENIIQALVIAPTRELAVQSQEELFRFGREKGVKVRSVYGGSSIEKQIKALKSGAHIVVGTPGRLLDLIKRKALILDHVETLILDEADEMLNMGFLEDIEAIISRVPADRQTLLFSATMPAPIKQIGVKFMKDPEHVQIKNKELTNVNVDQYYVRVKEQEKFDTMTRLMDVNQPELSIVFGRTKRRVDEITRGLKLRGFRAEGIHGDLDQNKRLRVIRDFKNDQIDILVATDVAARGLDISGVTHVYNYDITQDPESYVHRIGRTGRAGKSGESITFVSPNEMGYLSMIENLTKKQMKPLCPATAEEAFQAKKKVALKKIERDFADDVIRSNFDKFKGDAIQLAAEFTPEELALYILSLTVQDPDSLPEVEIAREKPLPFKYVGGGHGNKNGKGGRGRDNRNRGDRRSGYRGDRNRDERDGDRRRQKRDKRDGHDGSGNRDFKRKPKRNAKDFFNKEKKSSPKNTGFVIRHKGE